In Telopea speciosissima isolate NSW1024214 ecotype Mountain lineage chromosome 10, Tspe_v1, whole genome shotgun sequence, the DNA window CTGGTTGAAGAGCAGGAATGCTGATGgctttggtttttgttttcttcccccaccccaacccTGCGAAGCCTGCTGCGTTGGCCAGTCCATTTTTTAATACATTGCCTACTTCTACATCGATGACGCAGCGAAAGCCTCTCATCAGGTACTCCAGTTATTTAGTTGTCTCTGCAATGTGGATTCCAGAAATGATTAAGCCATTTCTCATTAGATATTCCATGATTCCTTTGGTTGGTTTATGTATTTGTTTGCAGGTTGAGCTTGACTTCTACGGCGAATGCTACGGCTAAAAGCTCGTGAAGACATTGTGAGTGAAGTGAAAGCTGGGGAATTCCCAAGTTCTATTTCTCCACCACAACACGCATGTGGAGGATTCTCTTGCTGAATTAAATTGCAGGGGTCGGTACGGATGCTGTAGATTGATGATGTAATATTAAACTTACAAAAgcaagttggtgcataatgGATGATTGAGTGGTAATTCAAATCTGTTGTAATGTGTGCTTACTCGCTGCAAAAACTATGCTTTGTAAATTTAGGCACATAGCAGCTGTTCATGTTGTGAATTTTATTTTCAAGGCAAGGTGGTTTTGTGCCTAATGGGGGCCCAATATGGTTATGGGCACTAGTCATTTTTGAAAGGTTGACCAAAGCCCTACCCTTTGCCAAGGAGAGCCTCCATCGTAAGGAACTCTGCTCATCTCTTTTGCTTTCGTTGTTTCTTCCGTGTTAATTTCCATTAGTTTCATTGTTCATCCTGTCTTTAGATCTTTTCAAGAGGAACTAATGGAAGTAAACAAGGCTCTACATGAACTCGCATATTAAGCACAGCACCAAACTACTTAATCAAATTCAGGGATCCCATTACATATTTTTAAGTCGCTCCTCGACTTTAGCTTATTTGATGAGCATATACTAGAAGACCTTAAATGACAAACAAACCAGCAATGTTGAAGGATTTCTTGAGAATTTGTGAGATTCAAGCAtacaacattaaaaaaaaataaaaaatgcattagTTCTTAATTAAGGGGACAGTTTCCCCTGATTCTTTCAATGAAGTTGTCTGTCATcagaaatgaaagaaataaaaaaaaaaaaggattatatTTCTCATTTCCAGACTGTAACAAGGCCTCAAAATGTTCAACCTCCATCCTCTACTTGGCACACAAATTTAAAACTCACAAAAATAGATATCTAAATTACCAACTCACACAACAAATAAattatgaagaaaagaaaacaggaGTTGTGAGACATTACCTATTGGATGTAGAAAAAGAGAATTGTTTTAAGTTTCAACAACTGAAAAGATAAGGGTGTGGGGGCACAGAAACTTCAGTAATTCCTTCTAGCATCAGTACAACCTTCCTCATAGTAGGTCTCAGTGATGGCTCTTCTTGAATGCACCAAATTGCTACCTTCAATAGCCTCTCTAGCCTTCCCATATTATTCATTGCTTCAATATCATTCTCCACCAGAGCATCTAGCCTTCCTTCTCGATAGCAATCATAAGCCCAATCGGTCAGAATTGCTCTCTCATCACCACCCATTTCCAGTTCAACACATTTCCTACAACAAATGATCTCCAATAGCATGACACCAAAGCTGTACACATCTACCTTAACTGTGATAGGCATGTGCCTGAACCACTCAGGAGCAACATAGCCTTTGGTCCCTCTAATGGCTGTGTTAGTTCGACTCTGATCAGTCATCAAGAGCTTGGCCAATCCAAAGTCAGAAATCCTTGCTGTATAGCAGTCGTCCAGAAGTATGTTTTGAGGCTTTATATCGCAGTGGATTATCTGGATACTGCACTCTTCATGCAAATACGTAAGCCCTCTTGCAATGCCAAATGCAATCTGGGTTCGTTGGTTCCAATCTGGCCTTGAAGTCCCAAAAAGGAAGCTTGCTAAACTGCCATTGCTCATGAACTCATAGACCAAGAGCCTGTGCTGTTGTTCCTCACAGAATCCAACCAATTTGACCAGATTCTTATGATGGGTCTGGCCAATCGTTCTCAATTCAGTCTTAAACCCCTTATCTCCATCTTGTACCACTTTGTTAAGCTTTTTTACAGCTACAAGTTTAGAATCCAAACCTAAGAACGCTTTATAGACAACACCAAAAGCTCCCCTTCCCAGCTCATTCTTGAATCCATCTGTAGCTTCCTCCAGGTCTTTGTAAGTAAAAGAATGTAGATTTGTTTCAAAAGAACTTGGTTTTTGtaccttttcttttactttcttgTGGTACATCAAGACCACCATAAAAATTGCAGCTAGaaaaattaaattgaaaaatATTGAGCTACCTAATAGCACAGCTGCAACAACACTGAACAAACATCGATCTTTCTTCTCTACATTAGGATTTGAACACCCAGGATTATCATCTACTGGAACCGAAGGAGGATTAGGATTTCTGTAGGTATTATTACCAGCTGAGACTTTGAGGAAAGCCTTCACATTTACACCACTCTTGTGTCTCCCATTTCTAACTGGTAGGCTCTTCTTCAAACAGTTCCCATCTCTGAAGTTGGCAATTGCACATTGACAATCATACAAGCAAGCCTTTTGGCATTCTGATTCAGTATAAAGTGCCCTCTTTTGATAGACCCCTGAAGAAGGCCAATCTGTGTCAAGCAACTCCTCCATTCTATAAAGAATCTCAGGGGATCGTCCTGATCCATTATCGTAGCATCCTTGTAAATTGAAGTCAGGTTTGCAGCCACTCAATTTATTATTTGGATCAACAAACGTATATTTAGTTGGACATTCACAAACAGGTCGATTTTGCACAATCCTGCAAATGCTGTTATAGCCGCAAATCCCTTCGCCCACATCCTGACtattaaaaaaacatatgtcATCAGGAATAGACCAGACGATGGACCAACTTTCATTCCCATTGCTGCTGGAAGTCATCTTTGGACGAGCATATTGCGTGAAAACACCATTAAAATCAATGGTTGCTCTGTGGTAATGGGTTTTGATCGAAGGTATGCTCCCAACTGTGAGGTCCCATGATGTGATTCCATAACGGCATTGAATAGAAATGATGGCTGTACTCTCATCGAACAGAACTCGATAACCAGAACCAGAAGTGTTGCTTGCATAATAAGCATCATAGGCGTAGTTGGTTGGTAATGCTACAGTATTCAGAACGAGATTACCATCAGTAAGCACGCGGAGTTGGAACCTTCCTCTGAAGTAGTTGGTTGATTGTCGAGAAGAAAGCATGCTACCCGGTTCTAAAATCTGGGAAGGGAGGATGGTGTCACTTGGGTTTTTGAAGCTCTCCCATCTATGAACAGAGTTTCTTCTATCCACAAGCACAAAGTTACCAGTGTCAAGCATTGCAGCATAGGTGACGACACCAAGAATGGATTGAGCCCTCCATATCTCTTCTCCTTGAGGGTTATTGAGCTGGAGGTTACCATCAATGGTAAACTGAAGTTTTGATCCTCTAGGTGCTGGTGTATCTCCATTTGCATACCAAATTATAGTTTTGTCAGGTATTTTGTCATACCAGATGGCAAGCAAGAAGGCATCATCCGTATTGTTGATAGATTGGAACCCAAACGCAAATTCACCTGAAGGAGAAAGCCATGAAGTGGTTCTACTTCTACCCCCAGCAGAGAGAGATTCGCCCAAGCTCACATTACTGTAAATTTGAGCGAACGCAGAAAAGGGgtaatgaggaagaagaagaagaaagaagaagaagaaaataagatcAAGATTGTCAGCCATTGCATGAGGTGTTTGGTTAAAACTAGCAAAAGCGAAACATGAAGAAGGGAAGCAATTAGTGGTTCAGCCATTGCTTGTATGAGCTTAAATGTAAGTAATTAAGCCAGAATCATACGTTAGCGTGTGAATTGGAAATTGGAATACATGCGTCGTTCAAGGTCAAAAAGGATTCACCTAGTCGTTCATAGTATGAATCAATCAGGATTCACGCAGTGAGAGATACGCcatcgtgtgtgtgtgtgtgtgtctcatGTGTCtctgaaaagggaaaagaaaaaaagaaaaaagaaaaatcgcCGTCTTCCTCAGATTTCTCTGCGGTTGGACGTTGGAATCAGATATGTTGCAGGGTTTTAAGAACTGGAATCGGATAGGTGAATCGGTCGTGGACGATCTCGGTTTACACCGATGCGACACGTCCGATTCACATAAAAAAACTTTAGAAATTCTATGTTTTTGGATCTGAGAACCGATTCCGAACGGATTGGTATTCTGTTTCCGGCGTGGGGATGAAAGTAGAACAACAAGAATTATTATCCCTAATTAACTTACATTCATCGTCGATTCGCTTTTCcattaatattttctttatccTCTCTCGATGCATTCCCATTCCACTGCTCCGTAAGCATCTAACCTCTCGCATTCTGGACGACTTCTCTTTGTCGATCTGGACCTTTGAAATTTTGCAGATCTCTCTCTGTAACATTTGATTTTTTGGCAGTTGCAGACCAATTTAGCTAGATTTTGTGGTCTTGTAGTTTGATATTTAAGATCCAAAAGCGATTCCATCGATGCCGGTGCCGTTAATCCGGCTGATTAAGTACGTTCTCAAGGCTAAGCATCTTCTTCCCACTCCTCTCTTGTTAGTCATCAGAAAAGACCATTACTGATGAGAATGATttcactttgtttttttttcagtttccaGAAATGGATGCCTTATTACTTCTGTGTTTGGATGGTTTGAGGTACGTCAAGAGTTATCACCAGTTGGACCtgaaagaggaggaggatttGGTGAAGGATTATCACTTGCATGGACTCGGGGCAATCAACACACTTTGAGGTATTTGCTTGAGCCTCGTATGACCatggatagagttgtttggaggacaaggatctATGTAGCTGACTCCTTGTAGGAGAATGTTTATGGGATGTTGCTTTGACAACCatagtatttttattttctcttttttttttttttttttatttctcttacttctatTGCTGTCATGGCCTCTTCGGATtgatgtagccgaccccatctAGTTGGGATAAAACTATGCTTCTTGTTGTTGTTCTAGGTAAGTGCTCTCCTAACAAGTTTGCCTCTGTAATAGACACTGCATCGAGTGCAACTCCAAGGCTCGGTATAGGGTAAGAGtgtcaatcggtttggttttggcttttgtttttgttcaatttaAGATAAACATGTGAAAATCGAAACTGAATTGGAGCATGTGTACGTTTCAAAATTTGAACCGAATCTACACGGTTCAGTTTCATATTCAATTTTGATCCGATTTGTATTTGTGTTGGGGCCTATTTTAGGTGTGTTTGGGTaaactttttaaaattttacaacAAAAGAACCCCTTGTTTGTTAAAGACATAATCCATTAAACTTTTTTCTAAACattaaaatggaataaaaattaTCATCCACgttaattaaaacataaaaaaacatatgatttatttggtttgaaaaacGGGTAATTTGGTTTAGCTTGCCTGTTTCAATCATGAAACCTAAATCGAACCGATGAATGatattagttttttctttttaaaaaaaaaaacaaaaccgaaccaatttaATTCGATttggttctaaattgacaccctgtTTACATCCTAAAATTACCAACGGACCGGTAATGAAAGACCGATCAGCTTTGAGTCGTAGAGGATCGGTCAATGAGGCAAACTCCTCATGTGGAGAAGACGTGGAGGGTCAAAACGGTTATGACCGAGAAGCGCCCATGATTAACACTACCTCCAATGTGAAAGCCACTCCAGCAGGATGTGATGCTCAAACGATTTTACAACCGTCAAAGAAGTTGCAATTAAGGAACACCTCATGGAGGCTCCATCTTCACAAGTATAAAAATCTTGCAGAAGAGGAAGGGAGATCAATCAGCAAACCTGCAATttaaattatcttttatttttcactaCATTTTACCTTTTGTTAATGTAATCTTATTCCTAACCATCACGGACATCTTCTTTGTTGAGTTCgagttcttcttttgattttttgtatCAGTAGTATGTCCTCTGTGTATGCCAATATTGAGATTAATAGAAATTCTtgatttcttatttcatttctATCACTGtgattaccttttttttttttttttttttgggttaaatacacgtacccttaaaatgcacccaatatgaAGGAGTTGGAGaaggaataggcaagggagggggactcgatggtggaattggtaaagatggaggagttggaggtggtgcgggaggtggggcttcaaggtggtgatggtgttaatggtgggtggcggtggtggtggtattgggtatctacattataaaagaagatgatgatttgggaagatgagggcattttggtcttttcaaatattagaaaagatagaataaatgttagtttggtcattttttagcatttaacattTGGTTtagacttaaatggctttagggggtaaagtaggggtggtacatggaatttttagggggtgcgtgtggacttgtcagaaccttagggggtatGAGGAATAGTATAGTCTTCTCCTCCATTGAGTCTTCTAAAATGTGACACGCCCACGCTCTCCATTATTCCTGTTAGTCACGATAGACCGATTGTTTGAACGACTGCAAAATTAGCCAAACACGCAATATAAGGATTTAATCTCACATCGATAGGAAAGTGTGTGGTATGCTACGCTTATAATTCTAGGAAAGGTCTCTCCATCATGAAGTTCATGCATTTTACCTTTTCTTACGTTCCAGAGTCATCTCTTCCAACACTTTTTAGTCACCTTGGCTTACACGGTACGTTCTATTTATGACCCTTTTTCATCTATTGTTGTGATTTGTGAATTTGACTTTCAAGACCGAGTCCTTAAGTCCAcacaactagggatgtaaacggatcggattcggctcggagagtgctatatccgcatccgcatccgattagctttcggacagattcggataatgctaaacgaatatggacacagatacggatcggatattttatctgtttacatgtaaatatagctttttggatagttatagcctatccataatcgcatccgtttagttttcaaacggattcggatagtgctaaacagatacgaacacGAATATGGAAATGGATTTCGGTTATTCATTTAAACCCTTACACACAACACATCTTGATTTTATAGTCAAGCAATTTTGAAGtaataaatgaaaaaatttaGAACTTTTtagttttccttcttcctccatgGCGTGAGCTGCACGTCTTGCCGTGCTGTTCTGACACAAGGTGGCATGCATTGACCACCTTATCTCGGTTCTAACGCCTTGCCCAAACAGGAGTAAGGTGGTCAATGCGCACCACCTTGTGTCTCCGCAGCATAGGCAAGACAGAGTAGcgcgtagaagatctgtgttgacACGATTAcatatgattttaatttattgCATGAAATTTTCCTTCACTTCACCAGTGGAGTAGTACAAGCTCTGAGATCAGTTTTTAATTGTTTCCCTTCCTTCCCTAGTTAAGCAAACAGCTTATGCAATGGTGGTTCGCAATCTTGGTGTGTTAAAAATCtgaacaaaaaggagaggacagaaagaaggcctgagtcgaacgaaatcgtCTCGCCAAGATGcgatttgcaccctcctaatccgccgcaaagggttgcagcaaacctgcctcccaagataaatcaggcggactgttactggttgcagagacagtaacactgtgaagctatcagagatttttttattttttttccctggactgagagaattcgtggcccatttataggcccacaaggcctgttcggatgggtcacacccattggctcatatggcttgacctgacaggtcatgactattgggctgggctcccttggctgttcgtgtgggctgcaactcttggggacaatgttaaaccaagggttgcactccctctttgatcagccaccgatccaacggtcggatcgatcctaagcaccctttgatcaaACACCGCCGAtcccgaaaagattaaggcgacatactgcgaagtgcaaagtgcgccatcaaagcgccacattgcgcctcacgcacaCGCACGCGCATGGCAGACGCGCCGGACGGGTACCGTCCTCGccgcaagtgcaccgtacaatctcttctaacattacatgtgataataataactacttactactaacacatataaatccaatgagctttcctttcatagccgatgtgggactaaaagtccacatcaatattttgaaaaattccaacggtcttcttttctccctctttcttcttcttcttactcttcAACCTTTTTCTGTGTTCTCTCAAAGTTACAGTAATGTGAGCTTGGGCGAATCTCTCTCTGCCGGTGGTAACACCTCTTCATGGCTTTCTCCTTCAGGTGAATTTGCGTTTGGGTTCCATTCTATCAACAATAGGGATGATGCCTTCTTGCTTGCCATCTGGTATGACAAAATACCTGAGAAGACTATAGTTTGGTATGCAAATGGAGATAAACCAGCACCTAAAGGATCAAAACTTCAGCTTACCATTAATGGTGGCCTAGAGCTTAACAACCCTCAAGGAGAAGAGATATGGAGAGCTCAATCCATTCTTGGTGTCGTCACCTATGCTGCAATGCTTGACACTGGCAACTTTGTGCTTGTGGATAGCAACTCTGTCCATATATGGGAGAGCTTTAAAAATCCAAGTGACACCATTCTCCCTACCCAGATATTAGAACTGGGTAGCATGCTTTCTTCTCGACAACCAACCAATTACTCCAAAGGAAGGGTCCAGCTCCGCCTGCTTACTGATGGTAATCTTGTTATGAATACTGTAGCATTACCATCAAACTACGCCTATGCTGCTTATTATGTAAGCAACACTTTTGGTTCTGGTTATCAAGTTGTCTTCAATGAGAGTACAGCTACCATTCATATTCAAAGCCAAAATGGAAGCATATTATTGGACCTCACAGTTGGGAGCATACCCTCAACCAAAACCCATTACCACAGAGCAACCATTGATTTTAATGGTGTATTCACCCAATATGCTCGACCAAAGTCCTCTTCGAGCAGCAATGGCTATGAAAGTTGGTCCATCGGCTGGTCAATTCCTGATGACGTTTGTTCTTTTAATAGTCAGGATGTGGGCGAAGGGATTTGTGGCTATAACAGCATTTGCAGGATTGTGCAAAATCGACCTGTTTGTGGATGCCCAAATCAATATACGTTGGTTGATCCGAACAATACATCGAGTGGCTGCAAACCTGACTTCATACTACAAGGATGCAATGGAAATGGAACAGGAACCCCTGAGATTTTGTATAGGATGGATGAGTTGCTTGACACAGCTTGGCCGAATTCAGCTGACTATCAAAGGCGGGCACCTTATACTGAAGCAGATTGCAAAAACTCTTGTTTGTATGATTGTCAATGTGCAATTGCCACTTTCAGAGATGGGAACTGTTGGAAGAAGAGCTTACAGGTTAGAAATGGGAGACAGAGGAGTGATGTAATTGTGAAGGCTTTCCTCAAAGTctcagcagataaaaataccccGAGAAATCCTCATCCAGCTCCTTCAGTTCCAGTAGATCATAATATTCCTGGGTCAAATCCTAATGGAGAGGAGAAAGATAAAGGTTTGTTCAGTGTTGTTGCAGCTGTGTTGTTAGGTAGCTCAATatttttcaatttaatttttCTAGCTGCAATTTTTATGGGGGTTCTGGTTTACTataagaaactaaaagaaaaggTACAAAAACCAAGTTCTTTTGAAACAAATCTGCATTCTTTTACTTACAAAGACCTGGAGGATGCTACAGATGGATTCAAGGAAGAGCTGGGAAGGGGAGCTTTTGGTGTTGTCTATAAAGGGGTCTTAGGTTTGGATTCTAAACTTGTAGCTGTAAAAAAGCTAGACAAAGTGGTACAAGAGGGAGACAAGGAGTTTAAGACTGAGTTGAGTGTGATTGGCCAGACCCATCATAAGAACTTGGTCAAATTGGTTGGATTTTGTGAGGAAGGACAGCACAGGCTCTTGGTCTATGAGTTCATGAGCAATGGTACTTTAGCAGGCTTCCTTTTTGGATCATCAAGGCCAGATTGGAACCAACGAACCCAGATTGCATTTGGTATTGCAAGAGGGCTTATGTATTTACATGAAGAGTGCAGTGTCCAGATCATCCACTGCGATATAAAGCCTCAAAACATACTTCTGGACGACTGTTATACAGCAAGGATTTCTGACTTTGGATTGGCCAAGCTCTTGATGACTGATAAGAGTCGAACTAACACGGCCATTAGAGGGACCAAAGGCTATATTGCACCTGAGTGGTTCAGGCACTTGCCTATCACAGTTAAGGTAGATGTGTATAGCTTTGGTGTCATGCTATTGGAGATCATTTGTTGTCGGAAAAGTGTTGAACTGGAAATGGGTGGTGACGAGAGAGCGATTCTGACCGATTGGGCTTATTATTGCTATCAAGAAGGAAGGTTAGATGCTCTGGTGGAGAATGATATTGAAGCAATGAATAATATGGGAAGGCTAGAGAGGCTATTTAAGGTAGCAATTTGGTGTATTCAAGAAGAGCCATCACTAAGACCTACTATGAGGAAGGTTGTACAGATGCTAGAAGGAATTACTGAAGTTTCTGAGCCCCCACACCCTTATCTTTTCAGTTGTTGAAACTTAAAacaattctctttttcttcatccaaGTAGTGTCTCACAACTCCTCTTTCTGTGCTTAATCATTTATGTAGCATTTATTGTGTTAGTTTgtaatttaaatatttatttgtaaTCAAGTTTATCTTAGTTTAAGACTACAACCCAATATATTCCATATCTTCTGTGAATTTTATGTGTGTCCCAAGGAGAGGATTGAGCTTGGCATTTTGAAGGCTTCTTACTGTGTAGAAGTGAGAAATAGAAtcaattttgttttcaatttcttgTATTTCTAATGACACAGATAACTTCATTGAAAGAATCAGGGGAAATTAACTATCAATAGGAGTACCATCCTTTTTCCAATTTGTGTTCATGAGAATCTCAAACCTTGAAGGCTCCACACCTTCAGGATTCTCCTTCCACTGAAGCTACATACAGAGAAAAATTAGTATAACAGTTTACATGTCTTTCAGCATTATCAATTGTATGTATTTGTGTATAAGAAACCTACCTTTAATTTAATTCATAAAGCAGTGCAAAACTTCTCCGATTAGTAGTatgattcattttttgtttagatcTTTCCACTGATCCAGTGGAACACAAGAATTATGTGTCTGagtcatctcctcctcactacCACATTAAAGGCCGTCCGATGTAGAGCCATTTTTTGGAAGACTCATTTCTTCCTTAGAGGATGAATTTCATATTTCCCCTACAAGACAATATGATATATTAAGCTACAGCTTGAATGGCCAAATGGGTTGTCACTTTACCTGAATTTTAGTCCATTACACTTCCTTGTAGTGATCTGGCACTTTCCACCAGTCAGGATGATTACAAGGTATATTCTCCTCTTTCCTCACCAAAGTTCCTATCAAAGTAGACCACTAGATTACCTGTGACCACCAAAGTTAAAGTTGAAGCTGTTCAAAGTAAATTTAACAGTCAATTAACCACCTTTCTATACATTGCATggtaattaataataaaagccCACTTGAAAATTAATGGCATCTCATCTCTTCAACAATTTTTAGTCACCTTGACTTAAACGGTAGGTGAGGTCATGTTCTTTTAATGGTAACAATGAAGAACTTAATTTCTTGCTCTCCATTCCCATATTCCTGATGACCTTGACAGCATTAATAATTTTGATATTCTAGTATTGTGACTTTGACTTGATATAACTCAATACTGTATCCTCATGAAGTCCACACAAAAAATCTTGGTTTCTAAGAGAATTAGGCATATATACAGTAACAATTATTTCTATAATGTTAGCTACAGCTTAGATTAGTGATCTTATGAGTAATAATACTTTCTGTATACTATTATGAACAACAAAGTTCAGGTTTGACATTGGTGATCATATTTAGATTGTCACAAGGACACACTTCCATTCCATAACACAGGCAGGTTGGCACATATGACAGAGTTCCACAGTCATCTCAGTGGTCAAATTTCGATCTCAAACAAGTATAGGGGAAAACCCCCCcataaaagtaataaaattacaaaaaataccATTATCTAGATTCCATTAATAGTTCTTGTAACTCGGTTGACTAAACTTTTAACCACTTCTCATGCTTCTTAATTAGCTGGAATTTGAGCAGTATGATTGGTGTGGGTCCTCTATGCCATGTGGCAAGGAGGTCCTCCATCATATGGCCCACCCTACATGCCATGTGGCAGGGAAGTGTGAACTCATGACACGCCAAGTGTAACTAAAATAAGTAATTATCTTCTCAAGACGAACTAATGGAAGTAGACAAGGCTCTATATTAAGCACAGGAACAAAGCTCTAAATCAAATTCAGGGATCCAATGGCATATTTTTAAGCCTCCTCTGGACTTATTTGATGATCTTATACTTTCAGATGAAGACCTTAATTAATGGCAATCAAACTAGAAATATGGAAGCATTTCTTGAGACTTGTGAGATTCAACCATAcaacattttttgaaaaaaattgcaTTAGTTAGTTTCCCCTGTTTCCTCTGATTCTTTCAATGAGGCTACCTGTGTCatgagaaacaaaagaaattgaaagaataACTTCTACACTGCATGAATCCCTTAAAATGTTAAAGCTCAATCCTCTCCTTGGGATACAAAGTTAAAACTCACAAAAAGTATGGTATATATTGGGTAGTAGTCTCAAAACTAAGATAAACTTGGTTACAAAATAGATATCTAAATAACAAAGTCATACAATAAATGCTACATAAATGATTAAGcaaagaaaattagaaaaaggaaTCGTGAGACATTAATTATTGGATAGAGAAGAGAATTGTTTTAAGTTTCAACAACTGAGATGAAAAGATAAGGGTGTGGGGGCACAGAAACTTCAACAATTCCTTCTAGCATCTGTACAACCTTCCTCATAGTGGGTCTTAGTGATGGCTCTTCTTGAATACACCAAATTGCTACCTTCAATAGCTTCTCTAGCCTTCCCATATCATTCTCCACCAGAGCATCTAGCCTTGCTTCTCGATAGCAATCATAAGCCCAATCGGTCAGAATTGCTCTCTCATCACCATCCATTTCCAGTTCAACACTTTTCCGACAACAAATGATTTCCAATAACATGACACCAAAGCTATACACATCTACCTTCACTGTGCTAGGCATGTTCCTGAACCATTTAGGTGCAACATAGCCTTTGGTCCCTCTAATGGCTGTGCGAGTTCAACTCTGATCATTCA includes these proteins:
- the LOC122643839 gene encoding G-type lectin S-receptor-like serine/threonine-protein kinase LECRK2 — encoded protein: MADNLDLIFFFFFLLLLPHYPFSAFAQIYSNVSLGESLSAGGRSRTTSWLSPSGEFAFGFQSINNTDDAFLLAIWYDKIPDKTIIWYANGDTPAPRGSKLQFTIDGNLQLNNPQGEEIWRAQSILGVVTYAAMLDTGNFVLVDRRNSVHRWESFKNPSDTILPSQILEPGSMLSSRQSTNYFRGRFQLRVLTDGNLVLNTVALPTNYAYDAYYASNTSGSGYRVLFDESTAIISIQCRYGITSWDLTVGSIPSIKTHYHRATIDFNGVFTQYARPKMTSSSNGNESWSIVWSIPDDICFFNSQDVGEGICGYNSICRIVQNRPVCECPTKYTFVDPNNKLSGCKPDFNLQGCYDNGSGRSPEILYRMEELLDTDWPSSGVYQKRALYTESECQKACLYDCQCAIANFRDGNCLKKSLPVRNGRHKSGVNVKAFLKVSAGNNTYRNPNPPSVPVDDNPGCSNPNVEKKDRCLFSVVAAVLLGSSIFFNLIFLAAIFMVVLMYHKKVKEKVQKPSSFETNLHSFTYKDLEEATDGFKNELGRGAFGVVYKAFLGLDSKLVAVKKLNKVVQDGDKGFKTELRTIGQTHHKNLVKLVGFCEEQQHRLLVYEFMSNGSLASFLFGTSRPDWNQRTQIAFGIARGLTYLHEECSIQIIHCDIKPQNILLDDCYTARISDFGLAKLLMTDQSRTNTAIRGTKGYVAPEWFRHMPITVKVDVYSFGVMLLEIICCRKCVELEMGGDERAILTDWAYDCYREGRLDALVENDIEAMNNMGRLERLLKVAIWCIQEEPSLRPTMRKVVLMLEGITEVSVPPHPYLFSC
- the LOC122642120 gene encoding G-type lectin S-receptor-like serine/threonine-protein kinase LECRK2 is translated as LFSLFLLLLTLQPFSVFSQSYSNVSLGESLSAGGNTSSWLSPSGEFAFGFHSINNRDDAFLLAIWYDKIPEKTIVWYANGDKPAPKGSKLQLTINGGLELNNPQGEEIWRAQSILGVVTYAAMLDTGNFVLVDSNSVHIWESFKNPSDTILPTQILELGSMLSSRQPTNYSKGRVQLRLLTDGNLVMNTVALPSNYAYAAYYVSNTFGSGYQVVFNESTATIHIQSQNGSILLDLTVGSIPSTKTHYHRATIDFNGVFTQYARPKSSSSSNGYESWSIGWSIPDDVCSFNSQDVGEGICGYNSICRIVQNRPVCGCPNQYTLVDPNNTSSGCKPDFILQGCNGNGTGTPEILYRMDELLDTAWPNSADYQRRAPYTEADCKNSCLYDCQCAIATFRDGNCWKKSLQVRNGRQRSDVIVKAFLKVSADKNTPRNPHPAPSVPVDHNIPGSNPNGEEKDKGLFSVVAAVLLGSSIFFNLIFLAAIFMGVLVYYKKLKEKVQKPSSFETNLHSFTYKDLEDATDGFKEELGRGAFGVVYKGVLGLDSKLVAVKKLDKVVQEGDKEFKTELSVIGQTHHKNLVKLVGFCEEGQHRLLVYEFMSNGTLAGFLFGSSRPDWNQRTQIAFGIARGLMYLHEECSVQIIHCDIKPQNILLDDCYTARISDFGLAKLLMTDKSRTNTAIRGTKGYIAPEWFRHLPITVKVDVYSFGVMLLEIICCRKSVELEMGGDERAILTDWAYYCYQEGRLDALVENDIEAMNNMGRLERLFKVAIWCIQEEPSLRPTMRKVVQMLEGITEVSEPPHPYLFSC